A window of the Cystobacter fuscus genome harbors these coding sequences:
- a CDS encoding chemotaxis protein CheW, with product MASIETETRQSYLVFACGGSWYAVPAECAAEVVSFPELTRVPGAAGHLLGVFAHRGEVIPVVDISMLVSGEREPTRRAVLVRLTRGTLALTASRVAGVSQVDGRLEPLGANGVHLHLRGPARSAQRDVAVIDPEGLFDHLSQGG from the coding sequence ATGGCCTCGATCGAGACCGAGACACGGCAGTCCTACCTCGTCTTCGCCTGCGGCGGCAGTTGGTATGCCGTGCCCGCCGAGTGCGCGGCGGAAGTGGTCAGCTTTCCGGAGCTGACGCGGGTGCCCGGTGCCGCCGGGCATCTGCTGGGCGTTTTCGCCCACCGTGGGGAGGTCATCCCCGTGGTGGACATCAGCATGTTGGTTTCCGGGGAGCGCGAGCCCACGCGTCGCGCGGTGCTGGTGCGGCTGACGCGCGGCACCCTGGCGTTGACGGCCAGCCGCGTGGCGGGCGTGTCCCAGGTGGATGGACGCCTGGAGCCGCTGGGCGCCAACGGGGTGCACCTGCACCTGCGTGGCCCGGCCCGCAGCGCGCAGCGCGACGTGGCGGTCATCGACCCCGAGGGACTGTTCGACCACCTCAGCCAGGGAGGCTGA
- a CDS encoding protein CrdC produces MRTDSRISGTLLCRAGEGRVAFAAHEVASIESPETFGGWAGSACAAFAEECISGRILVAASGEAVGVSALEIDAEPFAVLPAPALLVRVAGGSLRGFIQVRGMLWPVMSLVDFGRFLAPGEAA; encoded by the coding sequence ATGCGGACGGACAGCCGTATCTCCGGCACGCTCCTGTGCCGTGCGGGCGAGGGCCGCGTGGCGTTCGCCGCGCATGAAGTGGCCTCCATCGAGTCTCCCGAGACGTTCGGGGGCTGGGCGGGCTCGGCCTGCGCGGCGTTCGCGGAGGAGTGCATCTCCGGGCGCATCCTCGTGGCCGCCTCGGGCGAGGCGGTGGGGGTGAGTGCGCTGGAGATCGACGCCGAGCCCTTCGCGGTCCTGCCCGCGCCGGCCCTGCTCGTGCGCGTGGCGGGGGGCAGCTTGAGGGGCTTCATCCAGGTGCGTGGCATGTTGTGGCCGGTGATGTCGCTGGTGGACTTCGGCCGTTTCCTGGCGCCCGGGGAGGCCGCGTGA
- a CDS encoding sigma-54-dependent transcriptional regulator, producing MPASILIVDDEKNILLTLQTSLQLAGYHVELAAHGQLALEVVSARPVDVVLMDVKMPDMDGLTVLARLMELKPELPVIMMSGHGTIDTAVKATQLGARDFLEKPIARDRMLVALRNALKHQAALEELRALRAEMGRYDMVGGGPAMQHIFSLIQRAAPSEGRVLITGENGTGKELIARALHQNSRRKGGPFVKLNCAAVPHELIESELFGHEKGAFTGAVSMRRGKFELAHEGTLFLDEIGDMPQAMQAKLLRVLQEGELERVGGAETLKVDVRVIAATNKNLEKEIEAGRFREDLYYRINVVQIHSPPLRERREDLPVLIDTFLKEACARNGRRPLSLSPDALAVMAAHSYPGNVRELRNLVERLAILCEGPTVTGAEAAELLPRSKGSPPPAPSDVSSPPAPRAPAPAAMPTGAPGGFRPRVDRTFREQVEDAEREILLFALAHTQDNVTEAARLLDLERGHFYKKLKALGLKRGGDKEPGIP from the coding sequence ATGCCCGCCTCCATCCTCATCGTCGATGACGAGAAGAACATCCTGCTGACGCTCCAGACCTCGCTGCAGCTCGCGGGCTACCACGTGGAGCTCGCGGCCCATGGGCAGCTCGCCCTGGAGGTGGTGTCCGCGCGGCCCGTGGACGTGGTGCTCATGGACGTGAAGATGCCGGACATGGACGGGCTCACCGTGCTCGCCCGGCTCATGGAGCTCAAGCCCGAGCTGCCCGTCATCATGATGTCCGGGCACGGCACCATCGACACGGCGGTGAAGGCCACCCAACTGGGGGCACGCGACTTCCTGGAGAAGCCCATCGCCCGGGACCGGATGCTCGTGGCCCTGCGCAACGCGCTCAAGCACCAGGCCGCCCTGGAGGAGCTGCGCGCCCTGCGCGCGGAGATGGGACGCTACGACATGGTGGGCGGCGGCCCGGCCATGCAGCACATCTTCTCCCTCATCCAGCGCGCCGCCCCCTCGGAGGGCCGGGTGCTCATCACCGGCGAGAACGGCACCGGCAAGGAGCTCATCGCCCGCGCCCTGCACCAGAACTCCCGGCGCAAGGGCGGGCCCTTCGTGAAGCTCAACTGCGCGGCGGTGCCGCACGAGCTCATCGAGAGCGAGCTGTTCGGCCACGAGAAGGGCGCGTTCACCGGCGCCGTGAGCATGCGCCGGGGCAAGTTCGAGCTCGCCCACGAGGGCACGCTCTTCCTGGACGAGATCGGCGACATGCCCCAGGCGATGCAGGCCAAGCTGCTGCGCGTGTTGCAGGAAGGCGAGCTGGAGCGCGTGGGCGGCGCCGAGACGCTCAAGGTCGACGTGCGCGTCATCGCCGCGACGAACAAGAACCTGGAGAAGGAGATCGAGGCGGGCCGCTTCCGCGAGGATCTCTACTACCGCATCAACGTGGTGCAGATTCACTCGCCCCCCTTGCGCGAGCGGCGCGAGGACCTCCCCGTCCTCATCGACACCTTCCTCAAGGAGGCGTGCGCGCGCAATGGCCGCCGCCCGCTGTCCCTGTCGCCCGACGCCCTCGCGGTGATGGCCGCCCATTCCTACCCGGGCAACGTGCGCGAGCTGCGCAACCTCGTGGAGCGGCTCGCCATCCTCTGCGAGGGCCCCACCGTCACCGGCGCCGAGGCCGCCGAGCTGCTCCCTCGGAGCAAGGGCTCCCCACCGCCCGCCCCCTCCGATGTCTCCTCTCCTCCAGCGCCCCGCGCTCCCGCTCCCGCGGCCATGCCCACGGGAGCCCCGGGCGGCTTCCGGCCCCGCGTGGATCGCACCTTCCGCGAGCAGGTGGAGGACGCCGAGCGGGAGATCCTCCTGTTCGCGCTCGCACATACCCAGGACAACGTCACCGAGGCGGCGCGGTTGCTGGATCTCGAACGCGGTCACTTCTACAAAAAATTGAAGGCTCTCGGGCTCAAGCGCGGCGGCGACAAGGAGCCCGGTATCCCCTGA
- a CDS encoding OmpA family protein yields MRRISMVAGLALAVAVLTGCPPTYPNCKSDETCQEKGEVCVNGTCQECSTDANCKEGFACQGNKCVPKAPECSRDEQCTGGQICEGGKCAAPQCTAKADCPGAQECQKGRCALPPGACNSSTDCGDGQECQQNKCVAASAPQGQCNWEPIRFGFNEYTLPADAQGRLSELAQCIKDAGSGRIELAGHADERGTEEYNLQLSNKRAASVRKYLLDLGVPANRLKAVGYGENRPAEQGATEEAWAANRRVEFVR; encoded by the coding sequence ATGCGTCGGATCTCGATGGTCGCGGGGCTCGCCCTCGCCGTGGCCGTACTCACCGGCTGCCCGCCGACCTACCCCAACTGCAAGAGCGACGAGACCTGCCAGGAGAAGGGCGAGGTTTGCGTCAACGGCACGTGCCAGGAGTGCTCCACCGACGCCAACTGCAAGGAGGGCTTCGCGTGCCAGGGGAACAAGTGCGTGCCCAAGGCGCCCGAGTGCTCGCGTGACGAGCAGTGCACGGGCGGGCAGATCTGCGAGGGTGGCAAGTGCGCCGCGCCGCAGTGCACCGCCAAGGCCGACTGCCCCGGAGCCCAGGAGTGCCAGAAGGGCCGCTGCGCGCTGCCGCCCGGCGCCTGCAACTCCAGCACGGACTGCGGTGATGGCCAGGAGTGCCAGCAGAACAAGTGCGTGGCCGCCTCGGCCCCCCAGGGCCAGTGCAACTGGGAGCCGATCCGCTTCGGCTTCAACGAGTACACCCTGCCCGCCGACGCCCAGGGCCGTCTGAGCGAGCTGGCCCAGTGCATCAAGGACGCGGGCTCGGGCCGGATCGAGCTCGCCGGGCATGCGGACGAGCGTGGCACGGAGGAGTACAACCTCCAGCTGTCCAACAAGCGCGCCGCCTCGGTGCGCAAGTACCTGCTGGACCTCGGGGTCCCGGCCAACCGCCTCAAGGCGGTGGGCTACGGGGAGAACCGGCCGGCCGAGCAGGGGGCCACGGAAGAGGCCTGGGCGGCCAACCGTCGCGTCGAGTTCGTTCGCTAG
- a CDS encoding methyl-accepting chemotaxis protein translates to MRVPKDLKGLSAWTLRPSWWGGVLGLLLSLLYGYVTHSLPREGLGLFLGLVGAVMTMNVLLSSAQERHALRVLWALEQGRLPPSPDNLRRALQEVRRVPGRSFWFTLQGWLGGTLLLAATYTSLAGVHWMVGVRIGLVGVSLGPLSSMLVYLLVVRRSRRAAVLIADKGLSPQEVISALPAERLRLRRRLVLFTAVAVLCPSVFILDVSVSRTMDTFDQILQTRDPQQQQRVVHQARRATGLPLGLLAGLVVVLVLGTAYVAGTALAEPLRALSEDATRIAQGEVRTPRFIPAEDEVWAVSAAFTRMQAQLAQALVQLQRAGLQISSTTEQLVATSADQESGAGEQAVSLNETRATTEELARSAQQIAVNAESVSAMAETTFGAAQSGQRSAAAFLAAMHRMKGDNQAIADAVVRLNKRVQQIGKVVEFINEIADKSDLLALNAELEGTKAGEPGRGFSLVAAEMRRLAENVLSSTLAIERLIDEIRDATQAAVMATEAGLKTTERGASLAAQVDTSLGLILELARQTSHAVRSISLATQQQQTGTDQLAAAMGDILRVTEENAEATQQMVAANTDLSALARDLKATVQRFRVADREGA, encoded by the coding sequence GTGAGGGTGCCGAAGGATCTCAAGGGGCTGTCGGCGTGGACCCTGCGGCCGTCCTGGTGGGGCGGGGTGCTGGGCCTGTTGTTGTCGTTGCTGTACGGGTACGTCACGCACTCGCTGCCCCGCGAGGGCCTGGGGTTGTTCCTCGGGTTGGTGGGGGCGGTGATGACGATGAACGTCCTGCTGAGCTCCGCCCAGGAGCGGCACGCGCTGCGGGTGCTGTGGGCGCTGGAGCAGGGACGGCTGCCTCCGAGCCCGGACAACCTGCGCCGGGCGTTGCAGGAGGTCCGCCGCGTTCCCGGGCGCTCCTTCTGGTTCACCCTCCAGGGGTGGTTGGGGGGCACGCTGCTGCTGGCGGCGACCTACACCTCGCTGGCCGGAGTGCACTGGATGGTGGGCGTGCGCATCGGCCTGGTGGGGGTGTCGCTCGGGCCGCTGTCCTCCATGCTCGTCTATCTGCTGGTGGTGCGCCGCAGCCGCCGGGCCGCCGTGCTCATCGCGGACAAGGGCTTGTCGCCGCAGGAGGTCATCTCGGCCCTGCCCGCCGAGCGGTTGCGGCTGCGCAGGCGCCTGGTGTTGTTCACCGCCGTGGCGGTGCTCTGTCCGTCCGTCTTCATCCTCGACGTGTCGGTCAGCCGCACCATGGACACCTTCGATCAGATCCTCCAGACGAGGGATCCCCAGCAGCAACAGCGCGTGGTGCATCAGGCGCGCCGGGCCACGGGCCTGCCGCTGGGGCTGCTCGCCGGGTTGGTGGTGGTGCTGGTGCTGGGCACGGCGTACGTGGCGGGCACGGCGCTCGCCGAGCCGCTGCGTGCCCTGTCGGAGGATGCCACGCGCATCGCCCAGGGCGAGGTGCGCACCCCCCGCTTCATCCCCGCCGAGGACGAGGTGTGGGCCGTGTCCGCCGCCTTCACCCGCATGCAGGCGCAGCTCGCCCAGGCGCTCGTGCAATTGCAGCGCGCGGGGCTTCAGATCTCCTCCACCACCGAGCAACTGGTGGCGACGTCCGCGGATCAGGAGTCCGGCGCGGGCGAGCAGGCCGTGTCGCTCAACGAGACGCGCGCCACCACCGAGGAGCTGGCGCGCTCGGCGCAGCAGATCGCCGTCAACGCCGAGTCGGTGTCCGCCATGGCGGAGACGACCTTCGGGGCGGCGCAGAGCGGGCAGCGCAGCGCGGCGGCCTTCCTCGCCGCCATGCACCGCATGAAGGGCGACAACCAGGCCATCGCCGACGCCGTGGTGCGGCTCAACAAGCGGGTGCAGCAGATTGGCAAGGTGGTCGAGTTCATCAACGAGATCGCCGACAAGTCGGACCTGCTCGCGCTCAACGCCGAGCTGGAGGGCACCAAGGCGGGCGAGCCCGGCCGGGGCTTCTCGCTCGTGGCGGCGGAGATGCGCCGGCTGGCGGAGAACGTGCTGTCCTCCACCCTGGCCATCGAGCGGCTCATCGATGAAATCCGCGACGCCACCCAGGCCGCGGTGATGGCCACCGAGGCGGGGCTGAAGACGACGGAGCGGGGCGCGTCGCTGGCGGCGCAGGTGGACACGAGCCTGGGCCTCATCCTCGAGCTGGCGCGGCAGACGTCCCACGCCGTGCGCTCCATCTCGCTCGCCACCCAGCAGCAGCAGACGGGCACGGATCAGCTCGCCGCCGCCATGGGCGACATCCTGCGCGTGACGGAGGAGAACGCCGAGGCCACCCAGCAGATGGTGGCCGCCAACACGGACCTGTCCGCGCTCGCGCGCGACTTGAAGGCCACCGTGCAGCGCTTCCGCGTGGCGGATCGGGAGGGGGCATGA
- a CDS encoding methyl-accepting chemotaxis protein yields MSRPVLSWVHRPFSRPLMGAIVTANVITAALGARYALLTASLRLKESLTLFLSLMGSFCLAAIAVVWLLALRRLRVLREVEVLRPPVAPERLSQALLENHRLADFAFVATLVGWLLAAAFANVALWSLGGFTGSLVELRTCLPGLLFGPLAALLTYCMVTLRSRAVGLYLSSRGLTHPQAIAVAPKRAQIRLRLILFTAIVVVTPAVFIWDVSSVLTHRAYDELLATSPERQAALVEQLRMDAIEVGGAMCLLVFAVALAAAYLGGTLLGRPMRHLGEAAHHIAEGDLSQPRLIPAEDEIWSVSAAFSTMRAHLAGVLAQLQRAGSRIGTTTEEILATSSRYEAGAAEQASSLDQTSATTEELARSARQIAENAGSVAEIAHKTLAAAKAGQASSEAFMETMSRMRHDNQAIAAAVARLNKRVQQIGKIVEFINGVADKSDLLALNAELEGTKAGEVGHGFSLVAAEMRRLAENVIESTKEIEGLIEEVRDASGGAVMATEGGVRATETGTTLAQQVSESLRQIVELAGRTSDAVRAISLATQQQQGGTDLLAEAMADILRITQQSHNATKQVIGANGDLSTLARDLRSVVERFQIDSSTSSSSSSSSSSSPGVLG; encoded by the coding sequence ATGAGCCGTCCCGTCTTGTCGTGGGTACACCGTCCCTTCAGCCGCCCCCTGATGGGCGCCATCGTCACCGCCAACGTCATCACCGCCGCGCTCGGCGCGCGCTACGCGCTGTTGACCGCCAGCCTGCGCCTGAAGGAGAGCCTGACGCTGTTCCTCTCCCTGATGGGCAGTTTCTGCCTGGCGGCCATCGCGGTGGTGTGGTTGCTGGCCCTGCGCCGGCTGCGCGTGCTGCGCGAGGTGGAGGTCCTGCGCCCTCCCGTGGCGCCCGAGCGCTTGAGCCAGGCCCTGCTGGAGAACCACCGGCTCGCGGACTTCGCCTTCGTCGCCACGCTGGTGGGGTGGTTGCTGGCCGCCGCGTTCGCCAACGTCGCGCTGTGGAGCCTGGGCGGGTTCACCGGCTCTCTCGTGGAGCTGCGCACCTGCCTGCCGGGCCTGCTCTTCGGGCCGCTCGCCGCGCTGCTCACCTATTGCATGGTCACCCTGCGCTCGCGCGCGGTGGGCTTGTACCTGTCGTCCCGGGGACTGACGCATCCGCAGGCCATCGCCGTGGCGCCCAAGCGCGCGCAGATCCGCCTGCGGCTCATCCTCTTCACCGCCATCGTCGTGGTGACGCCCGCGGTGTTCATCTGGGACGTGTCCTCGGTGCTCACCCACCGGGCCTACGATGAGCTGTTGGCGACGAGCCCGGAGCGCCAGGCGGCCCTGGTCGAGCAGCTGCGCATGGACGCCATCGAGGTGGGCGGCGCGATGTGCCTGCTCGTCTTCGCCGTGGCGCTGGCGGCCGCCTACCTGGGCGGCACGCTCCTGGGCCGACCCATGCGGCATCTCGGCGAGGCGGCCCACCACATCGCCGAGGGGGATCTCAGCCAGCCCCGCCTCATCCCCGCGGAGGACGAGATCTGGTCCGTCTCCGCCGCCTTCTCCACCATGCGGGCGCACCTGGCGGGCGTGCTCGCGCAGCTCCAGCGCGCCGGCAGCCGCATCGGCACCACCACCGAGGAGATCCTCGCCACCTCCTCGCGCTACGAGGCCGGGGCCGCCGAGCAGGCCAGCTCCCTGGATCAGACGAGCGCCACCACCGAGGAGCTGGCGCGCTCGGCGCGGCAGATCGCCGAGAACGCGGGAAGCGTGGCGGAGATCGCCCACAAGACGCTCGCGGCGGCCAAGGCGGGCCAGGCCAGCTCCGAGGCCTTCATGGAGACCATGAGCCGCATGCGTCACGACAACCAGGCCATCGCCGCGGCGGTGGCCCGGTTGAACAAGCGCGTGCAGCAGATCGGGAAGATCGTCGAGTTCATCAACGGCGTGGCCGACAAGTCGGACCTGCTCGCGCTCAACGCCGAGCTGGAGGGCACCAAGGCCGGTGAGGTGGGGCATGGCTTCTCGCTCGTGGCGGCGGAGATGCGCCGGCTGGCGGAGAACGTCATCGAGTCCACCAAGGAAATCGAGGGGCTCATCGAGGAGGTGCGCGATGCGTCGGGGGGCGCGGTGATGGCCACCGAGGGCGGCGTGCGCGCCACCGAGACGGGCACCACGCTCGCCCAGCAGGTCTCCGAGTCGCTGCGGCAGATCGTCGAGCTGGCCGGGAGGACCTCGGACGCGGTGCGCGCCATCTCGCTCGCCACCCAGCAGCAGCAGGGCGGCACGGATCTGCTGGCCGAGGCCATGGCGGACATCCTGCGCATCACCCAGCAGAGCCACAACGCCACCAAGCAGGTCATCGGCGCCAACGGGGATCTGTCCACGCTGGCCCGGGACTTGAGGAGCGTGGTGGAGCGCTTCCAGATCGACTCCTCCACTTCCTCTTCTTCCTCGTCCTCTTCCTCCTCCTCACCGGGAGTGCTCGGGTGA
- a CDS encoding hybrid sensor histidine kinase/response regulator — MSSAREKLLKQFRELVGVRLERINRRIVELEAGASLEAGRTVLRELHGLKGEARMMGFDAINAVVHEMEELVRSTERVEHALSAGSIDALLQAGDAVLVLSGAAVHEPPQPPPEVDKLVRWLKDCTRLEQSGLAEAGQGRAAPSSRVVPPPATPPRPEPLERDEEEVTPAWGSASLNFVAPSLVSRQAPPPTIPSPPVASRTPGGGRMGGGEPARPVPSAVVTATAAAIGRMPPAAPEPPVRGTGSSPAVRPGDRADGSVRIGVASLDRLTSAVTNLTQVSRRRELATTRRLDLARELSLLARVAEDLGPAGAELAERLGRAKELAATLHREEKLLANEELRDLGYVADEVQRLRMLPLSVLFEPYPRMVRDLGRELGKEVELKVEGEDTRADRAVVEALRDPLLHLVRNALDHGLESRVDRVAAGKHPRGRLSLVAARDGNRLVLRVEDDGVGLEPALLRRAAVRKGFLDEAAASALTDQAARELIFLSGFTSREVATDISGRGVGLDAVRSSLRALGGDVLVSSEPGAGTRFELRVPVSLTVSPLLFVTVAEETLCLSAAHVSRAVKVEPGHLKEVAGRAVLQVDEQPMPFASLRSLLGLGAEQGLDEGALVLVVRSQGAMAALAVDRVLEESTQAILPLKGLLAHYPHLTGATTLADGRLAMVLSAAHLIASARGLAGSRIARSAAAPRPAPAPRRRILVVDDSPLTRELISSLLEAVGYDILMATDGAEALDLLAQNPVDLVCTDLEMPRVDGLELTRRLKEHPTHKVLPVVILTTRGGEADRQRGLAAGADGYITKGDLVRQDLVDVVGRLLG; from the coding sequence GTGAGCAGCGCGCGGGAGAAGTTGCTCAAGCAGTTCCGCGAGCTGGTGGGAGTGCGCCTGGAGCGCATCAACCGCCGCATCGTGGAGCTGGAGGCGGGAGCGAGCCTGGAGGCGGGCCGCACCGTGTTGCGCGAGCTGCACGGCCTCAAGGGCGAGGCGCGGATGATGGGCTTCGACGCCATCAACGCCGTCGTCCACGAGATGGAGGAGCTGGTGCGCTCCACGGAGCGCGTCGAGCATGCGCTGTCCGCCGGCTCCATCGACGCGCTCCTGCAGGCCGGGGACGCGGTGTTGGTGTTGTCCGGGGCCGCCGTGCACGAGCCTCCGCAGCCGCCTCCCGAGGTGGACAAGCTGGTGCGCTGGCTGAAGGACTGCACCCGCCTCGAGCAGTCCGGCCTCGCGGAAGCGGGGCAGGGGCGTGCGGCCCCCTCGTCCCGAGTGGTGCCTCCCCCCGCGACTCCCCCGCGCCCCGAGCCCTTGGAGCGGGACGAGGAGGAAGTCACTCCGGCCTGGGGCTCGGCGTCGCTCAACTTCGTGGCTCCGTCCCTGGTGTCGCGTCAGGCGCCCCCACCCACGATACCGTCCCCGCCCGTCGCTTCCCGGACGCCGGGAGGAGGCCGGATGGGAGGGGGCGAGCCCGCGCGCCCCGTGCCCTCGGCGGTCGTCACGGCCACCGCCGCCGCGATTGGCCGGATGCCGCCCGCGGCGCCCGAGCCTCCCGTCCGGGGCACGGGCTCCTCCCCCGCGGTCCGCCCGGGGGATCGCGCGGATGGCTCGGTGCGCATCGGCGTGGCGAGCCTGGATCGATTGACGAGCGCGGTGACCAACCTCACCCAGGTGTCGCGCCGCCGCGAGCTGGCCACCACCCGGCGGTTGGATCTGGCGCGCGAGCTGAGCCTGCTGGCGCGCGTCGCGGAGGACCTGGGCCCGGCGGGCGCGGAGCTGGCCGAGCGGCTGGGCCGCGCCAAGGAGCTGGCGGCCACCCTCCACCGCGAGGAGAAGCTGCTGGCCAACGAGGAGCTGAGGGACCTGGGCTACGTGGCCGACGAGGTGCAGCGCCTGCGCATGCTGCCCCTGTCGGTGCTCTTCGAGCCCTACCCGCGCATGGTGCGCGATCTCGGGCGCGAGCTGGGCAAGGAAGTGGAGCTGAAGGTGGAGGGCGAGGACACGCGCGCCGATCGGGCCGTGGTGGAGGCGCTGAGGGATCCGCTGCTGCACCTGGTGCGCAACGCCCTGGACCATGGCCTGGAATCGCGCGTGGACCGGGTGGCCGCGGGCAAGCACCCCCGGGGCAGGCTGTCGTTGGTCGCCGCGCGCGATGGCAACCGGCTCGTGCTCCGGGTGGAGGATGACGGCGTGGGCCTGGAGCCCGCGCTCCTGCGCCGGGCGGCGGTGCGCAAGGGCTTCCTGGACGAGGCCGCGGCGTCGGCGTTGACGGATCAGGCGGCGCGCGAGCTCATCTTCCTCTCGGGCTTCACCTCCCGCGAGGTGGCCACGGACATCTCCGGGCGGGGCGTGGGGCTGGACGCCGTGCGCAGCTCGCTCCGGGCGCTGGGCGGCGACGTGCTGGTGTCGTCCGAGCCGGGGGCGGGCACGCGCTTCGAGCTGCGGGTGCCCGTGTCCCTCACCGTCTCCCCGCTGCTCTTCGTGACGGTGGCCGAGGAGACGTTGTGCCTGAGCGCCGCCCATGTCTCGCGGGCGGTGAAGGTGGAGCCCGGCCACCTCAAGGAAGTGGCCGGGCGCGCGGTGCTGCAGGTGGATGAGCAGCCCATGCCCTTCGCCTCCCTGCGCTCCCTGCTCGGTCTGGGCGCCGAGCAGGGCCTGGACGAGGGCGCGCTGGTGCTCGTGGTGCGCAGTCAGGGCGCCATGGCCGCGCTCGCGGTGGATCGCGTCCTGGAGGAGAGCACCCAGGCCATCCTCCCGCTCAAGGGGCTGCTGGCCCACTACCCCCACCTCACCGGAGCCACCACCCTGGCGGATGGCCGGCTGGCCATGGTGCTGTCCGCGGCGCACCTCATCGCCAGCGCCCGGGGCCTCGCGGGCTCGCGCATCGCCCGCTCGGCCGCCGCCCCTCGTCCCGCCCCCGCCCCCCGCCGCCGCATCCTCGTGGTGGACGATTCCCCCCTGACGCGCGAGCTCATCTCCTCCCTGCTGGAGGCCGTGGGCTACGACATCCTCATGGCCACCGACGGAGCGGAGGCCCTGGACCTGCTCGCCCAGAATCCGGTGGACCTGGTCTGCACGGACCTGGAGATGCCGCGCGTGGACGGGCTCGAGCTGACCCGCCGGCTCAAGGAACACCCCACCCACAAGGTTCTCCCCGTGGTCATCCTCACCACCCGTGGCGGAGAGGCGGACCGCCAGCGTGGGCTCGCCGCGGGGGCGGACGGGTACATCACCAAGGGTGACCTGGTGCGTCAAGATCTCGTGGATGTGGTTGGCCGGCTGCTCGGCTGA